A region from the Actinomycetota bacterium genome encodes:
- a CDS encoding MBL fold metallo-hydrolase: protein MKIKWLGHSCFLITAGSGASLLTDPYDSSNYPGRLMYKPLEETPGLSPDVVTVSHGHADHGNVEAVKGAQLILREATELTEAAGFSIRGLQMFHDSEGGSRRGNDIVFIIQADGISICHMGDLGHELSEEQAAAIGAVDVLLIPVGGFFTIDAAAATRIWKRLAPAVTLPMHYRNDKCLFEIEGVDKFTEGKAGVEHPGTSEIELEKDNLPAGPKIIVPEHSN from the coding sequence ATGAAGATCAAGTGGCTGGGACACAGCTGCTTTTTGATTACCGCCGGTTCCGGCGCCAGTCTGCTGACCGATCCCTACGATTCCAGTAACTATCCGGGCAGGCTGATGTATAAGCCGCTGGAAGAAACGCCGGGACTGTCTCCGGACGTGGTCACTGTCAGTCACGGGCACGCCGATCACGGCAATGTCGAGGCGGTCAAGGGCGCGCAGTTAATCCTGAGGGAAGCAACGGAGCTGACCGAGGCTGCGGGCTTCAGCATCCGCGGCCTGCAGATGTTCCACGATTCCGAGGGTGGAAGCAGACGCGGCAACGACATCGTCTTCATCATTCAGGCCGACGGCATCAGCATCTGTCACATGGGCGATCTCGGCCACGAGCTCTCCGAGGAGCAGGCCGCCGCCATCGGCGCCGTCGACGTGCTGCTAATCCCGGTTGGCGGATTCTTTACCATCGACGCCGCGGCGGCGACGCGCATCTGGAAGCGGCTGGCGCCGGCAGTGACCCTGCCGATGCACTACCGCAACGACAAGTGCCTCTTCGAGATCGAAGGCGTAGACAAGTTCACGGAGGGCAAGGCCGGCGTCGAGCATCCCGGGACCAGTGAGATCGAGCTGGAAAAGGATAATCTCCCGGCCGGCCCGAAAATAATCGTGCCGGAGCACTCGAACTGA